The segment GTTTACTTTTCTCTAGTTCAAACACTATCATTTATGGTTTATTTGATATAGTTCACTCTGATTTGTGGGAACCTCCGGTTGTGAGCACCAATGACATAAAATACTATATTGTTTTTATGGATCACTTTACCCACTTTGTTTGGGTTACCCTCTCCATAATAATAATTGATGTCTTCTCCAAGTTTCTTCACTATAGagtttttcaaaaaccaattTAATACTAAAATTAAATCTTTCCAATGTGACCATGGTGGTGAATTCAACAACAAACAATTCTACAACTTTTTTCCCAACACGAAATCACTTTCCGTTTCTCGTGCTCTCACACTTCCCACCAAAAGAGAAAATTCAAAGATATGATCTATATAGTCAATAACATCATGCGCACCTTTCTCTTACATGCTCACCTCCCACCGGATTTTTGGGTTGAAGCGCTTCATATGGAGATTCACCTATTAAACCTAGCTCCCTCCATTTCCATTAATAATGAAATCCCATACACTAACCTATTTAAAAAACAACCATCATACACTCATCTTCGAGTCTTTGGATGCCTTTGTTATCCACACCTTCCCATACCACTGAAATTAGCCCCTAGATCCACTCATTGTATCCTTAACAAATACCAATCTAATCACCATGATTACCATTTTATCGATCTTGCCACTAGCAAAATCGTCATCTCCCTCCATGTCATTTTTTACGAGCTCTCCTTCCCTTATCACTCCATTATACCAAATCAAGCTCCATCCTACTCTTTCCTTGATAACTCCCTTGCCTAACGACCCATATCTCATGAGTTTCTTACTTCCCCTACACCTACCACTCACGAGGTCACCACCCCAACCCCCATCACCTCTCGGTCCCTCAAACACCATTCTCCTTCCCCTCTCGGCTCTCTCACACCTCCTCCCGAACCTTCAACGAACCCACCCCTACCCATCCTATGCTCACTAGGGGTCGCTTGGGTATTAATGAAACCATCCAACGTCTTAATCTTCACACCATTACCGAGTCTCTACTTCCTCAGTCCCTCACTCAAGCCCTTCAAGAACCAAACATGACCATTTGCGATGAAGGATGAGTTTAATGCTCTTATTGCTAATAGATTATGGGTCCTTTTTCTTAAGCTTCCCGAGGCTAATATTGTGTGCTCCATGTGGTTGTTTCATAAGAAATACAAATCACATGCTTTTCTTGAGCGATATAAGGCACGGGTGGTTGCTAATGGCAAAATCCAACAACCTGATATTGAGACCTTTAGCCCAGTAGTCAAACCGGTTGCTATCCATACTGTTCTTAGCCTTGTGGTTTCTCGTAAGTGGCCCATTCATCACTTAGATGTCAAGAATGCCTTCTTCCATGGACAACTTAATGAGACAATACATGCATCAGCCTCCGAGATTTAGAGATCCGGCTCACCCGGACTATGTCTGCCATTTGCAGATGTCACTTTATGGGTTGAAACAATCTCATCGGGCTTGGTTTGACTGATTTACATTATATGTCACTCAGATCGCTTTACTCACAGTCATTATGactcatctttattttttttggtaGGGGTATAGAGACTGCTTCATTACTTCTTTATGTAGATGACATTATACTTATCGCTTCCCCTATAAAGCTTCTTCAGTGCACCATTTCCCTTCTAGCCATTAAGTTCACCATGAAGGACATAGGTGACTTATCTTAATTTTTGGGCATCGTAGTGACACAAGACAACAATGGCATGTTATTATCCCAATGCAAATACACATTGGAACTTCTCGACCGGGAAAACATGTCAAATTGTAACCCATGCAGAACACCGGCTGATAGCCTATATAAACTAGACTTTGATGCCCCCCCTGTGCCCAACCCTACCTTATGTTGCAATTTAGTTGGTAGCTTATAGTACCTTACATTCACTCGCCCGTATCTATTCTTTGTAGTATAACAAATATTTCTCTACATGCATGATCCAAGGGAACCACATCTGAACTCCTTGAAGCGCGTGCTCCGATATGTCATCCGTACTCTTGATTATGGATTATAGATCCATCCCTCCTCAATCACGGGCCCTATTGCCTACTCCGATGCAAATTGGGGGGATGTCTAACCACATGTCGATCACCGGTGGGTATTATGTTTTCTTGGGTGAAAACCTTCTTTCTTGGTCATCCAAACGGCAACAGACTGTCTCCCGCTCCACTACAGAAGCATAATACCAGGGAGTTGCCAATCTCATAGCAGAGACATGTTGGCTACCTAACCTTCTTCGCGAGCTACACTCCCAACTCACCAAAACAACCATTGCCTATTGTGATAACATAAGCGCGGTTACATGTCTTCTAATCCTATTCCGCACCAACACACCAAGCATATCGAGATTGATCTTCATTTTGTACGAGACAAGGTTGCAACCGGTTCTGTTTGTCTACTCCATGTTCCCTCCAGTCTCCTGTATGCCGGTATGCTGACATCTTCATCACGGGACTGGCTACTACATTATTTAATGATTTCATATCCAATTTAAGTGTCCGCTCAAGACCTCCCGCTCAAATTGCGGGCCCGTATTAGCGTACATGTATGCATGTATAGCTAGTATAGACCCATCTTATTTTGTTTATGTAGCCCATATTGTACACGTTTACGTCATAAATAAATTCCAAGGCCAAAGGCCATTCCATGGGAAAATACCACACTTTCAGTTGTTACTGCATATCTTTTCATTATTGCAAGTTTATGATTCTATGTTTTTGGAACTGTGTGAATACGCATATAAGGTGTATAGAATTTATTTATGTAGAGTAAAAAATGTTTATTCTCACCACAATAAAaaaataagcaataagctaataagctaaaaactatttatccaaacaccccctaagaaACATTTGTCAAATTGTAACAACATACCTGCACATACATCTCTGTCTCCACTATCACCTTTCTCCACGATAGATCTTCTACTACGGCTAGATGTATCTTGGATGGCTCTACTCATCATCATTTTTGTGAAACCAAGTTTCGAATATGCTTCGTGAGTGAAACCTTTTTCTGTTCTAACTATAGACGCTTTCACAAAGTCAATCCTGCAATAAACACAAAGCATGGCAGCTAATAACACCAAGGAAACACTGCACTCCTTGTGCTCCATGTTGCGCAGTTGTATCCCTCAGACGTGTATCTTATATTATATAGAGATTAATGATTTATAGCTTAAAATTTGTTGACTTGTTGATTCTTAAAATCATGAACAATATTAACACGCTTTGAGAGAAGAAATTAATTAAAGAGAGTGATTTGTTGCAATATTTATGACACAACTATTTCGGAGCAAATTCCAGAATCCCTGTCACCTTCAGTGACTTATATTGTTATTTGTCTTATTTCCTATTACCAATTAATCTAATTTTGTCTCTGATTGCCAGTGAAGGAAGAAAAGATGGACTGGTTCAATTGAAATATTTAGAAGAAAGACGTTGATTATTGACTTTTCAGAATAGAAACCAGTGGTGAGTGACTTGTGTAAGGTTTCATTTATTTACTGTCTCACCTAATATTTTTTTTACCACAAGATAAGCATTGAATTACTGAAAACCGAAGCCAGCCTTAACTTTTGGGTTTCATCGTGCAATTACCTTGTCTAGAATTTGTTCATATGCATCAACAACTTACTTAGTAGATAAACATATGATTGTCAATCAAACGATGTAAGATTCATTTAACCAGTAATTTATTATTACTTTAATTAATTAGTAGTAGCTGAATTATATATTGTAAAAATGATGTGCTTTCGTTTTAATGTTTAGATTTCTATATATCATCCGAGTAGTTCTTTACCTTCAAATGAGGGCATGCTGAATGCTGACCATGGAAAATACTGCTTCAATCGTATAAAATGTTTGTTTCTTTTATTGATGCTTGAATTGCCAAGAAATTGAAGTATTGGTCAATTGTCTCACTTAGATTCCTATCCATACCTTTGACTAACTCTTAACCACCAATTAAGATCTTTTATTAAACATTGAAATAGACCTGCAAACGTGCCTTAGATGGGGAAAAATTTTGATGGACTAAACAATGCCACGTTGTAATACAAGAGGGTATGCTTAATTATTTAGTTTTCATCACTGATTTATTTTCTCTAATTAATGCAATTTTCATGTGGATATTTTAGAATATTTGCACTTGATGTTTTGCTTAATTGTGTCGCCCAGCTTTTCAGTTACTAGTTTTTTTCCTCTATGGCAAGTCAATCGTTAAAGTTGGTAGTATCCAAGAAATGTTCGTCGTTGGTGTAGATGTATGCAATTGAGAAAACATGTCATTGCACTTGAAGTAGGTCAAAATAAAATCTtcacaaatttaaaaaaaaaaaaaaaagatggaatTGAAAATTTGGTTGGTTTGCAATTTTCTTTGGATTGGATCAAGAAACTTTCCAACTTGCAGATTACGTCCAAAATACCCTGTTTCATTGCGGTTTTTGTCATTTAAGATAACATATGTTAACCCCTTCCCTTAGCAGACCACATACGTACCCCTCATATGAAGAAGCTAAAATAGTCTTTTTCGGTTGCCCCTCTTGACAcgttagtaaaaaaaaaaaaaaaaaaaaaaaaaaaaaaatccacccTTACTTCTTCCAATTGTTGTGATTGGGATGGCATTATAGTGTGTATCCTCACATCTACCGTGAGTTTCTAAATCCACCATTGTCTTCATCATCTTTGTCTATAGTTTGGTTTTTCCACCGAAAAAACTCAGTTTCATCACTAGACCCAATTGGACcgaaaaaaacataaatatataaaaacaaaatttaaagaaaaccggacTTCTTcaagaaaactgaaaattgtTTAAAATTTATAATTGATAATGTACCCCTTGGCGCGGGCCAAGGGGCGTCGATCTGCCTTATAAAGAAATCTAGGCGCATGCGGGCAGCCGCCTCACGATGGTGAGCCCGTGTGAACAACTACTGTCCAATGGACATTATCACCTTACAACAAAATGTAGTTCTCAAGCTCTCACATGACAAAGAGCACGATCATCCAATCAGCACCACATAATTCACTAACTTGACTGTCAGAGCGTTTTCCAGGATCATTTTCCGTTGTCATCTCAGATGATCGACGACGCAGGCCCAACCAACAGAAGAGATCGGAGACTTGAGTCACACCATTTGGTGTCGCCCGGTGTGTAAAAATCGATACTAAAATCCAAAAACCCGGGAGACGTAGGGATCGACGCATGATTACATAATAGGTGTTGCTCAGATGAAATACATGTTGCCGATATATGAAAAATAGgtaaaaaaaaatagataaattGTTCACTGTGGACAGAAAAAGCAGGTGTTGCCGGTGTAACACCGGGCTAAATCTGCGCTTGCTAAAAGCGGGACATCAACAGTGGCACAAATTCATACTTTCCTTTTTCCTCGGTAAAGACCCACACAAAACGATAGAAACTATTTTTACTTCTTTAGTTGGGTAGCCAGTATACTTctggaagtataatgttataaaaatattataagtGCGTTACAAGGATATACATCATTCACTGCTTTTGTAGCTATTGTGACCTTATGGCTCTATATGCAATTGGTTGGAAATGTTTTTGCAGAGTTGCTGCTAATGTTATAGATTAAGTGCCGACATTTCGGTaaaaaaatttgtgacaatttaAGTGTAGTGTAAGTGCTTCTCAACTTAGTATTTTTAGACGAGAACAAGGGCAGTAGCACAATGAAAAAAGTGATAGAAGCATCAGTTGCAATAATGAGTAAATAGGGTCAGCAACAAGGGCAGTTTGGTCAAGGTCTCTTTAACCTTGACCTGACCTTGGACTTCTGTGGCGCTAGAAATCGACAATATTGCCCTTATTGGATAAATCATTAATATCTCTGGATTAAGAATTCGGCCAAATTTCCCAGAAACAGAAGTTCCCTAAATTGTTTTAATCGGAACGGGAATCGAAATGGTTAGAATGATTTATGAAAAGAATAAACTAAACTTTCCCTTTTAAGGTTTTATTAATGAAAAAAGAATGAATGAACAGAAAAGAATTAACGGTTACTCCTACTTATACATAAAGAATTTGAAAGATAATCTAATATcaacagagatgaaagaaaaAAGACTAGAaccaaaataaagaaaattcCCAAATATGCCCGAATTCTGAATATCTCCAACAAAAATACATGTTGCAGCGTAGATAATTGCTTCTTCTCATTCGGTGGCCTGAATGTTGTAGATGGATCATATCTAGAAATCGGTTGATGATATTATTGTTACAGGAAGGACTTTCTTGTTTCTACGCATAATGGAAATTTCTGATGTGATAATAGCCGTTATAATAACAGTCCCCATGAATATAAATAATCCAATAAAACTCTGAACATCAAGACTTTGTGGGGGGGTTTGATTAGATTGTGATGTATCATTTGAGAACCCAAGATATTTTGTCTTCGTTTCCATCATAATTTGACTTTCAGTGACCTTAATGACTGCCTTAGAAAATTCCCGTAATAAAAGAGATTCACGAGGAAATGCCTGAGATAGTAAACATATGCAATTAGGGAATTTATTATaatatgttgtaattcatgtgaAATATTCTTTTGTATATATCTTGGAGACCACTAATAGAATCACATGATTAGTAGATTATATATAAAAGACTAATAAAATCACATGATCAGTTGATTAAATATAGGAAGAGACTTACAAATGCAATTCCGGATTCCTGGTTTATTGGTCCATACTTCATGTAGCGAGAGCCATACTTGGCAAGAAACAGTTCGATGTAAGGGAGCTCATCAACAATAACACTAACCCTGTTATTGGTCAAAGCGCTTTTATATTCTTCAATGCTTTTGAGAGGAAAAAGTTGCTTGTCAGAGCGATTGAATTTTTGGGCTATATGTTCTTTAAAAAAGGAACCAGCTTGGTATCCAATGTTTTCAAAAGTTGGAGGCAAGGGACGTAGTTGATCAAGTGTTAACCATGAGGACAAAGTAGCAGTGAAAATTTGAATAACTATGAAAATCATACTTAGCCAGATCACAAGCACAACTTTGGAGCACTTATTTTGTATCTTACCTACAAAAAGAAGATGCATAAATTATTTGCATAGAAATGTCTTCATTTCATTAATTTGTTTTCCGACCATTGATGTgatttattttttagaaaaaataacaCACACTTGCTACTCTACTCCTAATTCTACATCTTCCATAATAAGCAGAACTTGAACCTTCAACCTTTGGTTTATGAATATCTTTCTCTCAACCCCTATACAACTTAGCCAAAGGCCCTTTGGCTCATTGATGTCGTATTACTCCACCATTTTAAAGAAAACGCTTTGTTTAAAAATATTCGATTTTTTTAACGCACGGTGGATTTTATTGACCAAGGAAAGACGATTAATGAACGACACCCTATTCTATTGATTTCGCTTCGCAACGAAGAGAAAGCCAAACTTCTGTGCGCCAAAACTAACCGTTTATTtcctattattttaatttttttttttttacaatcgaCAACTATTTGACACAGAAaactaaaattaaattcaaaatgtaAGCTTCTTCTTAGACTTCAAATTTCAAAATATCTCAAAATAAGTACCTTCATGGAAGAAGAATGCCGAAATGGGAAACCAGATGACCATTATGAGTTGGGTATAAATTGGGCCTGAAAAACTAAGATTTTTCTCCCGGTATTCTAAAATTGCAAGTGCAACCCCAGTGAGGAGACATACGGCAACTATTGTGATCCACAATCTCCAGGTAAAAGGTCTAAAGAAAGTCCACAAGGTTTGGTTCCATTGATGGGCAGCATGTGCAAGCACATAAACTTCCGAATTCAGGTAGGGAGTTGTAAAGTCAACGTAATGAGCTCTGTTAACCCGAATTGTTATATCACCTGCGACAGCTTCACAAGTCTGCAAGATAGAAAGTAAGAACTATTTTAACTTATAATTAACATAATGATGTATTACGGCATCCATAACGAATTAAACACAATAAAGTTTAATTCATTGTCATATTGTGGCTCTACTTGTGAAACATATATACAACCCTACTATTTTTCATTACAATGCATTTGAACCATATAAAAGTtcaatggaatatatatatatatatatatatatatatatatatatatatatatatatatatatatatatatatatatatatatatatatatatatatatatatatatatatatatatatatatatatatatatatcatcttttataaataaagatctttttgctatatgtcacattctcatttattttgccacaattttgtggttatttaaaatgaatttttattccacatgtcattttatggttttttcattttataaaattgtaaatAATATGTATattcaataataaatgcatatcgatttcattaataaactttctttctaattttaaaattaccaaattaaagattcattaattttctttatttatttatataaattatttgtttaaatttaaaaaggaaaaaaacactttaatttttataattcaatatttttttacttttcttataaattcatacttttcaaatgtttataaatttgtatttaatctttttttaaataaactcatataatacattggtctcacatctagtatatatatatatatatatatatatatatatatatatatatatatatatatatatatatatatatatatatatatatagagagagagagagagagagagagatagagaaagagagagatgttTATATGTGAGACTAAATATTCCtctagtatgtaaatgtataACTAATTTATGGCCAATAATCATTCATTAAAGATTTTAattacttttaattaatctttaGGTGTTAGTTTAGTCATTTTATTGATTATGAATTTTAATTCTATAAATACATTGACTTATGGAAAGtgatcctctctctttatactcaTCGTTACCATCACTACGGGTGTGATCGGCAAAATTATCTGTTAGCGGGTAGTTTGTAGCTTGTAgcattttgttaaacgctacatgaagtaacaTTTGGATTTGAAGCATTTTATTTAAAGTAAACGCTACAAACTTGTAGTGCCAAACAAGGTTTTTTGTTCAAAACGGAGCGTTTTGTCATTTACTAGAAGCTAAAAGCTCTCAAACACTTCCAAACGCTCCGTGCCGAACTCGCCCTACACCTCTCAATACTATTCTTCCCCTCTCAAAACCCTAACCTTAATACCCTTCATGAGCACCGACACTTGCAAATTGAATCGCAACTGTTGCGACATGCCACTACCTTCCTAGTCCCTCATcattcttcctttttttttttgtttcacctTCTCTGGTGAATGAACCCGAGAAATGATAAAATCATGCCCCTTCCATATGCTGACTGAAAGTGAAGAGACGAA is part of the Lactuca sativa cultivar Salinas chromosome 7, Lsat_Salinas_v11, whole genome shotgun sequence genome and harbors:
- the LOC111879568 gene encoding glutamate receptor 3.1; translated protein: MHNMDHKNCSVSMVLLAAMLCVYCRIDLVKASIVTTEKSSTQEAYSKHGFRKGMMSGAIQDTSSRWRRSIQEQGDSDVCADIIGPEWNMSKKKRSPCPTLLVWVPKKDGFTEFVKVNEKSKLEGGFSIAIFCHALHLLPYSVQPIFIPFVDDHGKSNGDYDQLVMHIENQTCEAVAGDITIRVNRAHYVDFTTPYLNSEVYVLAHAAHQWNQTLWTFFRPFTWRLWITIVAVCLLTGVALAILEYREKNLSFSGPIYTQLIMVIWFPISAFFFHEGKIQNKCSKVVLVIWLSMIFIVIQIFTATLSSWLTLDQLRPLPPTFENIGYQAGSFFKEHIAQKFNRSDKQLFPLKSIEEYKSALTNNRVSVIVDELPYIELFLAKYGSRYMKYGPINQESGIAFAFPRESLLLREFSKAVIKVTESQIMMETKTKYLGFSNDTSQSNQTPPQSLDVQSFIGLFIFMGTVIITAIITSEISIMRRNKKVLPVTIISSTDF